DNA from Flavobacteriales bacterium:
AAGGCCGCGGTGGCGCTCCGGCCGGGCCAGTCCGCCCCAGGCCGCATTGGCCACCACAATCGGCACCGGCCGCCATTTCCGGCCCTTGTAAAGCAGGTTGCCGAAGCTGTGGCGGAGGTGCACCGCGGCATAGCGGTCGGCCAGGAACTCATTGGGCCGCATGGTCTCGAAGGTGTTGCGCCCGGCGAGCGGCAGGCGCGGCAGGTTGGTCCCCCGCAGGTTGTACAGCCAGGAGTAGGGGGCGTCATCCTGCGCCAGGCCGGCCATCAGCCGGAAACCCAGCTCGCCGGCCATGCGCAGCTTGATGGACTTCTCCACCATGGCATCCAGGCGCCAGAAGGACCGGTCCCCCTCCCAAAGGCCCCGCGCGGCCTGCATGGCCCGCACATGGAGCACCGGCCAGCGCGAGGGCAGGGCAATCTGCCGTCCCGGCAGCTGCGCCACCTGCTCGCGGAATGCGAAGCGGGCGCCCAAGGTGTAGGCGCCTACCAGGAAGCGGTCGCTGAGCAGCGTGACGCTCTCCCCTGCCGGTTCCGCCAACTGATACCCCAAGAGATTCTCACGGTCGATCCGCTCAGTGCCCACCCAGATGCGCAACGCGCTGCTGATGCGCCAGGCCAGTTCCGCTCCGAAGCGCTCCTGCAGGTCCATCCGGTCCACGTAGAGCCACCGGTAGCCTTCCGGGTCCAGGAGCGCGGAGCGCGCACCCGGGAAGGCGACACCGCCGCTCTCGGTCACATCCAGATCGCAGTAGAGCCGGAGCTCCCCGCCGCGGCCCGGGCGCGGCTTCAGCGTCAGGTCCGCTCCGTGCTTGAAGGTCTCGTCCTGGAACCCATAGGCGAGATAGCCGCCCAGCGATGCATGCCGCGTCAACCGGTCATTGGTGGCAGCGCCCAGCCCCAGCCTGAAGCCTTCGTACCCGTTGTAGCGCATCAGCTGATCGAGGCGCAGATCGATGGGGCCAACGGGCAGGCGTCCGGTGGCAAGCCGCTCGAACCACTTCACGCGCTGCTCGATGCCCTCCGCACGGCTGAGGCTGTCGATGGCATGGTAGGTGCGCCGCTCCTTCGGGGCGAGGGTATCCGCGCGGACCGATTCCCAGAAGGCATCATCGCGCTGCACCGCCATGCGTTCCATCACCAGCTCGGCCCCCCGCACCTCCTTGCGCGCAATGGGTGCATCCACCTCGATGTCCCGCAGGTAGGTGCGCCCGATGCCTTGCACGGCGAAGCTGCTCATCTTCACCTGGTCGAGGTAGAGGAAGGTGTTGAGCTGGACGGGGAACCAGGTGTCACCGAACCGCTGGAAGCGCTGCTGCAGCTTGATGCCGGTGCCACCGCTGCGTTCCACGGGCTCGGCGATGACATTCTGCAGGGCGTAGCCGTCAGTGCTGACCCAGAGCACGCCCTTGAGCGCCTCGAAGGTGCGGCCGCTGCGGGGCCGGTACGAGATCACGAACACGCTATCGCGCCCCTGGAGTAGCGTATCCTCCAGCATGAACAGGTAGCGATCGGTGCTATTGGGGCTGATGGGGCTCAGGTAGGCCTTCTCGTTGATGCGGATCTGCGGCGCGTAGATGGAGAAGGTCTTGGTGCTGGCTGCCAGGGCGAGCAGCGAGGGATCCTGGAGGCCGCTCACCCGCATCGCCAGGACCTCCTCCTTCTCATCGGCCGGTGGGATGAAGGCCTTGCGCGTGGCGCTCTCGATGAGCAGCAGGTGCTGCTTGCCGAAGAAATCCACCGCTTCCCGGTCATTGCTATCGAGCGCGGCCAGCCGCTCCGGATCCGCCAGCAGGGCGCTATCCACCGCGCCGGTGAGGACGGTCTTCGAGTAACTCGTATACCGGTGCGCACGATGGCGCAGGCCATCGTTGATGCGGCGGTTGGCATGCACGCGCTCGATGATCCGGTGGGCGGGATTCTCTCCCGGCACCACCACGGCCTCCGCCAACGCGATCGCCATGCGCTCCATGCGGACAATGCCCGCATCCTCGCCGTCCACCTCCATGGCCAGTGGCGCATAGCCCACGTAGCTGAACCGCAGCGCGACGGGAAGGCCGCTCACCGGAACCACGAAACGGCCATCGATATCGGTAGTGGCCCCGTCCCCCATCGCCGGAAGCACGTGCACGAAGGCCAACGGCTCCGAGGTCCGGCTGTCGACCACGCGCCCATGGACGGTGAACTGGGCCCAAGCCGGTGCCAGCAGGCCGGCGGCGATGAAGGCGAACGCTGCACGCATGTCGTTAGGACACCACAGGTGACGCATGGGGGCCGGTGAAAGTAACTGCGGCACTGCACGCCCGCCGGACCCTCGGGGTGCCAAGGACCTACCTTGCCGCCGTGCTCGCCCCCCTCCGCGATGGCCTCGAATGGTCGCGCAAGGCCACGCCCCGGCGCCTGCGCAATGCCGCCGCATTGTGGAGCAGCTTCCAACGGGCCAAACGCACCAAGGAGCCGCGCATCGGTGGACTGCCCTTCAGCATCAGCTTCGAGCCCACCACCGCCTGCAACCTGCGCTGCCCCGAGTGCCCCAGCGGGCTCCGCAGCTTCACACGCCCCACCGGCAACCTGAAGCAGGACCTCTTCGCCCGCGTGATGGACGAGCTGGGCGACGACCTGTGGGCGCTCACCTTCTACTTCCAAGGCGAGCCCTACATCAACCCCAACTTCCTGGACATGGTGACGCTGGCCAGCCGCAAAGGCCTTTACACCAACACCAGCACCAACGCGCACTTCCTCACCGAGGAGAAGGCCGAGGCCACCGTGCGCAGCGGCCTTTCGCGCCTCATCATCTCGCTGGATGGCACCGACCAGCACACCTACTCCGCTTACCGCCGCGAAGGCGACCTGGCCAAGGTGATCGAAGGCGCCGAGCGCATCGTGAAGTGGAAACGGAAGCTGAAGAGCCTCACGCCCCATGTGGTGTTCCAGTTCCTGGTGGTGAAGCCCAACGAGCACCAGATCCCCGAGGCACGCGCCCTGGCGAAGAAGCTCGGCGTGGACGACCTGTGGGTGAAGACCGCCCAGGTGTACGACCCCAAGGACGACCACCCGCTGATCCCCACGCAGGACAAGTACGCCCGCTACCGCCGCAACGCCTCAGGCGTGTGGGAGGTGAAGAACAAGCTGGCTGACAACTGCTGGAAGATGTGGCACAGCTGCGTGATCACCTGGGATGGCCGGGTGGTGCCCTGCTGCTTCGACAAGGACGCCCACCACGTGCTTGGCGACCTACGCACGCACAGCTTCCGCGAGCTGTGGCACAGCGAGGCCTACATCGATTTCCGGCGGCAGTTGCTCACCGCGCGCAGCAGCATCGAGATGTGCCGGAATTGCAGTGAAGGAAGCCCGGTGTGGGCCTAGTTTCATGCGCACATGTGCTCATGGGCACATGCGCACATGACCTTAGACCTTCATGATGTCCTTCTCCTTCGCATCGATCAGGGCCTCCACCTTCTTGTTGTAGATGCCGGTGAGCTTCTCCACCTCGGCCTCCAGGCCCTTTGCGGTGTCCTCCGGCAGTCCGTCCTTCTTGGCGGCCTTGATGGCCTCCATGGCCTTCTGGCGGCTGCTGCGGATGCCCACCTTGGCGTGCTCGCCCTCGGCGTGGGCGGCCTTCACCAGGCCCTTTCGGCGCTCCTCGGTGAGCATGGGCACGTGGATGATCACGCTCTCGCCATTGTTGCTGGGGTTGAAGCCCAGGTTGGCACCGATGATGGCCTTCTCGATGGCGTCGATCATCTTCTTCTCCCAAGGCTTCACGAAGAGCGTGCGGGCATCGCCGGTGTTGATGGCGGCCACCTGCGAAAGGGGCACCATGCTGCCGTAGTAGTCCACGCGCACCGTCTCCAGCATGCCGGGGTTGGCGGCACCGGCGCGCACCTTGGTCAGTTCGGTCTCCAAGTGGTCCACGGCCTTGCGCATGTGTTCCTCGCAGGTCTTCAGGGTGGCGGCGGTGTCGAACATGGGTTTCCGGTGTTGTGGCCGCGAAAATAGCCAGCGCGGAACGTCCGCACGGGCGGCAGCCGCCGGCTACTTTCGCCGCCATGCGGTTCGGCAAGGCCCTCCGGCACCTGGTGGAGCATATGCAGCGCCTGGGTCTGATCACCGGCCTGCGCGTGCTCTGGCTGAAGCGGCAGCCGCCCGGGAGCTTGGCGACGCTGCACGTGCGCAGCCTTGCCGGCCCGGTCACCGTGCGTACGGGCGGCAGCGACCTGGCGATCCTCGATGAGGTGGTGCTCGATGGCGGCTATGACTTCCCGATGGACCCCGCCCCGGCCATCATCCTTGATATCGGCGCCAACATCGGGCTGGCCAGCCTGTGGTTCAAACAGCGGTATCCGCAGGCGCGCATCGTGGCCGTGGAACCCGACCCCGAGAGCTTCGCCCTGCTGCAGCGCAACACGGCGGCCGTGCCCGGTATCGCCTGCATCCAGGCCGCGGTGTGCGCCACCGATGGCGTTATCGGCCTTGAGCGCGGCGGCCTCAACCCCTCGGCATTCCATGTGCGCGCGCTACAGCCAGGTGAGCACGGCGTGGAAGCCATCAGCATGCCCAGCTTGCTGGAGCGCCTTGGCCTGGCGCAGGTCGACCTGCTCAAGCTCGACATCGAGGGCGCCGAGAAGGAGCTCTTCGAGGCCCCGGACCTCGCATGGATGGAACGGGTACGAACGCTCGCCGTGGAGCTGCACGACCGGCTGAAGCCGGGGTGCGGACATGCCTTCCTGAGCGCTGCGGTCCGCAGCCGGCGCAACTACGAGGTGCACGAATACCTCGTGATCGCCACCCGGGCCTAGAAGCCATCTCAACCGCATCCTTCACGCTGCGTCCGGGCCCATTGGCGGCCATCCTTCCCGGCTCACCCCCAGCAGGGCTCCAGCCCTGCGCGGGATTCGCGCCCTGCCTGGCCCCACGGGGACTCAGGCGCGCTACCGAGAGCCGTTCAAGATGGCTGGCTGCTAGAACTCCACCAGGGTGCCTACGGGCTCGCCGGCGATGAGGCGCGCTAGGTTGCCGGGCTTGTTCATGTCGAAGACGATGATGGGCAGCTTGTTCTCGTTGCAGAGCGTGAAGGCCGTCAGGTCCATCACGTTCAGCCCCTTCTCGTAGACCTCGGTGAAGGAGATGCGGTCGTACTTGGTGGCGGTCCGGTCCTTCTCCGGGTCGGCGGTGTAGATGCCGTCCACGCGCGTCCCTTTCAGGATCACGTCGGCCTCGATCTCAATGGCGCGCAGGGAGGCTGCGGTATCGGTGGTGAAATAGGGGTTGCCGGTGCCGGCGCCGAAGATCACCGTACGACCCTTCTCCAGGTGGCGCACGGCCCGGCGGCGGATGAAGGGCTCGGCGATCTGCTCCATCTTGATGGCGGTCATGAGCCGGGTCTTGTGGCCCTTGGCCTCCAGTGCGCTCTGCAGTGCCAGGCTGTTGATCACCGTGGCCAGCATGCCCATGTGGTCGCCCTGCACGCGATCGATGCCGCCCCCG
Protein-coding regions in this window:
- the frr gene encoding ribosome recycling factor; translation: MFDTAATLKTCEEHMRKAVDHLETELTKVRAGAANPGMLETVRVDYYGSMVPLSQVAAINTGDARTLFVKPWEKKMIDAIEKAIIGANLGFNPSNNGESVIIHVPMLTEERRKGLVKAAHAEGEHAKVGIRSSRQKAMEAIKAAKKDGLPEDTAKGLEAEVEKLTGIYNKKVEALIDAKEKDIMKV
- a CDS encoding SPASM domain-containing protein, with amino-acid sequence MLAPLRDGLEWSRKATPRRLRNAAALWSSFQRAKRTKEPRIGGLPFSISFEPTTACNLRCPECPSGLRSFTRPTGNLKQDLFARVMDELGDDLWALTFYFQGEPYINPNFLDMVTLASRKGLYTNTSTNAHFLTEEKAEATVRSGLSRLIISLDGTDQHTYSAYRREGDLAKVIEGAERIVKWKRKLKSLTPHVVFQFLVVKPNEHQIPEARALAKKLGVDDLWVKTAQVYDPKDDHPLIPTQDKYARYRRNASGVWEVKNKLADNCWKMWHSCVITWDGRVVPCCFDKDAHHVLGDLRTHSFRELWHSEAYIDFRRQLLTARSSIEMCRNCSEGSPVWA
- a CDS encoding FkbM family methyltransferase; this translates as MRFGKALRHLVEHMQRLGLITGLRVLWLKRQPPGSLATLHVRSLAGPVTVRTGGSDLAILDEVVLDGGYDFPMDPAPAIILDIGANIGLASLWFKQRYPQARIVAVEPDPESFALLQRNTAAVPGIACIQAAVCATDGVIGLERGGLNPSAFHVRALQPGEHGVEAISMPSLLERLGLAQVDLLKLDIEGAEKELFEAPDLAWMERVRTLAVELHDRLKPGCGHAFLSAAVRSRRNYEVHEYLVIATRA
- the pyrH gene encoding UMP kinase yields the protein MANKYKRILLKLSGESLMGQQDYGIDPLRLGQYADEIIAIADKGVEVAVVIGGGNIYRGMQAGGGIDRVQGDHMGMLATVINSLALQSALEAKGHKTRLMTAIKMEQIAEPFIRRRAVRHLEKGRTVIFGAGTGNPYFTTDTAASLRAIEIEADVILKGTRVDGIYTADPEKDRTATKYDRISFTEVYEKGLNVMDLTAFTLCNENKLPIIVFDMNKPGNLARLIAGEPVGTLVEF
- a CDS encoding DUF5686 family protein; translation: MRAAFAFIAAGLLAPAWAQFTVHGRVVDSRTSEPLAFVHVLPAMGDGATTDIDGRFVVPVSGLPVALRFSYVGYAPLAMEVDGEDAGIVRMERMAIALAEAVVVPGENPAHRIIERVHANRRINDGLRHRAHRYTSYSKTVLTGAVDSALLADPERLAALDSNDREAVDFFGKQHLLLIESATRKAFIPPADEKEEVLAMRVSGLQDPSLLALAASTKTFSIYAPQIRINEKAYLSPISPNSTDRYLFMLEDTLLQGRDSVFVISYRPRSGRTFEALKGVLWVSTDGYALQNVIAEPVERSGGTGIKLQQRFQRFGDTWFPVQLNTFLYLDQVKMSSFAVQGIGRTYLRDIEVDAPIARKEVRGAELVMERMAVQRDDAFWESVRADTLAPKERRTYHAIDSLSRAEGIEQRVKWFERLATGRLPVGPIDLRLDQLMRYNGYEGFRLGLGAATNDRLTRHASLGGYLAYGFQDETFKHGADLTLKPRPGRGGELRLYCDLDVTESGGVAFPGARSALLDPEGYRWLYVDRMDLQERFGAELAWRISSALRIWVGTERIDRENLLGYQLAEPAGESVTLLSDRFLVGAYTLGARFAFREQVAQLPGRQIALPSRWPVLHVRAMQAARGLWEGDRSFWRLDAMVEKSIKLRMAGELGFRLMAGLAQDDAPYSWLYNLRGTNLPRLPLAGRNTFETMRPNEFLADRYAAVHLRHSFGNLLYKGRKWRPVPIVVANAAWGGLARPERHRGLPFTPLEQGYYEAGLQVDQVLRSGFTGFGVAAFCRLGPNSLPEPLDNLAVKLSLGLVL